A segment of the Rickettsia bellii RML369-C genome:
TTCTTAAGACCACCTTAGCTGCTCCACTTCTGCCTATAACATCGTGATGAATTGTTCTATTTTGATATAAAGATACTTTCATCATTTTCTTTTTAGCAGCTTGTTTTGCTTTTTCTCTTGCTTCATTTACTTCTTTCGCTTTACCGTGACCTGCTCCAACTCTTCCAGCTTTATCACCAACTACTACATAAGCAGAAAAAGCAAATCTTCTACCACCTTTTACTACTTTTGTAACTCTATTTACATCAACTAAAACTTCACTTAAAGCTTCTTCGTTTTTTCTAACTTTAGACATATTTTAAACCTTAAACTAAAATCTTATTTTTTTTCTAGCAGCATCAGCAAGAGCTTTTACAACACCATGATACTTATATCCACTTCTATCAAATACTACCTCTTCTACACCACAAGATACAGCTTTCTCAGCTATTAATTCACCTATTTTTGTAGCATTTTCAACATTACAATGAGATTTTTTTAATTTTTTAATCTTTTCGTCTAAAGTTGAAGCAGAAGCAATTGTTACTGATTTAGTATCATCAATAATCTGTGCATAAATATGTCTACCTGATTTAAATATTGACAATCTAGCTCTATTAGCTGTTTTAGCTATTTTATGTCTTATTCTACTTCTTCTCTTTTCAAATTTTAGCTTAGCACTACGCATATTTAACTCTTAAATTAATTTTTCTTACCTTCTTTGCACGGTATAAATTGATCTTCAAATTTAATTCCTTTTCCTTTATAAGGTTCAGGTGGTCTTTGTTTTATAATAATTGAAGCAAATTGACCTAATTTTTCTTTATCTGTACCCTCAAGAATAATTATATTCTGCTTAGGTACTTCAACTTTAATGTGTGAAGGTATTTCAATTTTTGTGTTATGACTTTTAGCAAGCATTAGATTTAAATACTTACCTTTCATCATTGCCCTGTACCCTACACCATTAATTTCAAGCTTTAACTTAAAGCCTTCTTTAACTCCGGTAACCATATTTGATATTATGCTTCTAGCTGTACCCCACATAGCACGTGCACTTTTACTTGAAGATAATGGCTTTACTAAAAGCTTATTTTCTGCTAATGAAATTCCTATGCTACCTTTAAAGCTTTTTGATAACTCACCTTTAGGTCCTGATATTTTTACTTCTAAATCATTTAACCCGACTTTTACACCTTCAGGTATAATAATCGGTAACTTTCCAACGCATGACATTTTTTTACCTTAAAATACTTTACAAATTACTTCACCGCCAACATTTTTAATATGAGCTTCTCTATCAGACATAACACCATAAGGAGTAGATAGAATATATATTCCCATATTATTGTAGTATCCTTTTAAGTCCTTAATTGCAGAATACACCCTTTTTCCTGGCTTTGACACTCTATGAATCTCGCATATAGAAGCATCACCATTAGCAGAATATTTTAAGGTTACCTCAGTATAGCTAATGTTATCTTTTGGAGTACTTGTATAATTTTTTATATAACCTTCTTTTTGTAGCACTTCTAAAATTGAAGTTTTAATCTTAGAACTAGGAAAAGAAACATTTATTAGTTTGCTTTTATAAGCATTTCTAATTCTAGTTAACATATCTGCTACATTATCTGTCATTGACATATTTATTCACCTATTATTTTTACCAACTTGACTTAATTATCCCTGGAACTAAACCTCTGCCACTTAATTCTCTGAGTTTATTTCTTGATATGCCAAATTTTCTTATAACCCCTCTTGGTCTACCTGTAAGCTCACATCTATTTCTAATTCTAGTGGCTGATGAATTTCTAGATAATTGTGCTAATGACATTACCAAAGAAAAACGCTCTTCTAATGAAATATTTTTATCGTAAATTTTATTTTTTAATTTCTCACGCTTATTATGTAAACTTTGTGATAATTTTTTTCTTTTTTCATTCTTTTTTATAGAACTTACTTTTGCCATTATATACCTTAAACTTAATTATAAAAAGGTAAATTAAATCCTGATAACAAGGATTTACCTTCTTTATCTGTTTTAGCAGATGTAACGATTGTAATATCCATTCCTCTTATAGAGTCAATTTTATCATAATTAATCTCAGGAAAAACTATCTGTTCTTTTAGTCCAAAAGTAAAATTACCTTTACCATCAAAACTTTTGTAAGAAAAACCACGAAACTCTTTAACACGAGGTAACGCAACAATTACTAACCTTTCTAAGAAATCATACATTCTATCTTTACGTAAAGTAACTTTGCAACCTATTTTCATACCATCACGTAACTTAAATGTTGCAATAGATTTTCTTGCTGAAGTTACAAAAGGTTTTTGACCAGAGATTAAAGTTAAATCATTTACTGCTTTATCAATCACTTTTGAATCAGCTATTGCTTCCCCTACACCCATATTTATGACAATTTTTTCAATAGCTGGAATTTCATGTTTATTTTTATAAGAAAATTCTTTTTGCAAATTGCTAATAATTTCCTTTTGATATAATTCTTTAAATCTTAACATTATTTGCCTTCCTTACCAATAATTTCTCCGGATTTTTTTGCTATTCTAACTTTAGAACCATCTTCTAAAAATTTAAAAGCTACCTTAGTAGGATTACCAGTTTTAGGATCAACATGTGCAACATTTGAAATATCTATAGGTAATTCTTTAGTTATTATGCCGCCTTCGCTTACTTTGGTAGGTTTAGTATGTTTTTTAACTAAATTTATTCCTGAAACAACTATTTTATTTTGCTCAGGAAAAACCTTTAATATTTTTCCTTTTTTCCCTTTGTATTTTCCAGTAATAACAATAACTTCATCACCTTTTTTTACTTTTAATTTTATCATTTATAACACTTCCTCTGCGAGCGACATAATTCTAACATATTTTTTTGCTCTAAGTTCTCTTGTCACAGGACCAAAAACCCTAGTACCTATAGGCTCATCTTGTTTGTTTAAAAGCACTAATGCGTTCTTATCAAACTTTATTGTACTACCATCAGCTCTTACAACCCCTGTTTTTGTACGGACAATAACGCCTTTATAAACGTCACCTTTTTTAACTTTACCACCAGGTATAGCTTCCTTAATAGATACAACTATAACATCTCCTAGCTTTGCTACCATATGATGGGAGCCACCTAGAACTTTAATACACATAACTTTTTTGGCACCGGAATTATCTGCCACTTCCAAAATGCTTTGCATTTGAATCATATATCACTTCCAATTTTATTCACGAAAGACAAAATAAACAATTTTCCCAATAAAGTCAAAGGATAAAACCTTTACTCTTCATTTATTACTACCCATGTTTTAGTTTTTGAAATAGGGCGACTTTCAATTATATTAACTTTATCGCCTTCTTGAAACTTATTATTTGGATCATGAGCTGCGTATTTTTTAGATACTTTTATAAATTTTTTATAAATAGGATGTTTAAATCTTCTTTCTACTTTTACTGTAACTGTTTTATCAGTTTTTGAACTTATAACTACCCCTTGTAGGACTCTTTTAGGCATTTTAATTACTCTCCACTACTAGATCTTTTTGTTAATTCAGTTTTAATACGTGCTATAGACTTTTTAACTAATGAAAACCTACTAGTATTTTTTAATTCGCCCAGAGTTTGCTGAAATCTTAAATTAAATAGTTCTTTTTTTAAAAGATTAAGATGCTTAAAAAGCTCTTCAACTGTTTTACTTGTCAATTCACTCTTTAATGATTTTAAATCATTCATAATGCCTCACTATCCTTGTTCTAACAGGTAATTTTGCACTTGCAAGCTCTAAAGCTTTAACTGCAACATCTTCCTCAACCCCTTCAATTTCAAACATAATTCTTCCAGGTGATACCCTTACTGCAAAAAATTCAGGATTTCCTTTACCTTTACCCATTCTTACTTCAGCAGGCTTCTTAGAAACCGGAAGATCAGGAAAGATTCGTATCCATAATCTTCCTTGACGTTTCATACATCTAGTAGCCGCTTTTCTTCCTGCTTCTATTTGTCTAGCAGTAACACGCCAACCATCTATAGATTTTAAACCAAATGATCCAAAGGCAAGTGTTGTACCTGCTTTTGATTTTGAAACAACTCTACCTTTATGAGCTTTTCTAAATTTTTGTTTTTTTGGAGCTAACATTTTAATACTTAAAAATTAATTATATCTTTTATTTTCGGTATACTCGCCTTTGTAAATCCAAACTTTAACTCCTATAACCCCATAAGTAGTTATAGCTTCTGCAGTCGAATAATCAATATCTGCTCTTAAAGTATGCAATGGCATTCTCCCTTCTATATACCATTCTGTTCTAGCAATCTCAGCTCCACCAAGACGTCCTGAGCAACTAACTCTTATACCTTGTCCACCTTGTTTAAATGAAGCTTGAATTGCTGTCTTCATTGCTTTTCTAAAGGATACTCTTTTTTCAAGCTGCGATGCTATTGTCTGAGCTACTATAGCTGCATCTATATTAAACTTTCTAACTTCATGAATATTTATATAAACTTCACTTAAAGAAGTCATTTTTTCAATGGCTTTTTTTAGCTTATCAATTTCACTACCGTTTTTACCGATAATTATATTCGGTTTTTTTGCATTAATATTGATAATAATACTTTTGTTAGAAGGACGTTCAATTAAAATTCTGCTAACTTGAGCTTGAGTAAAACTTTTATTAACTAATTCTCTAATCTTTAAATCTTGTATAAAAAGAGTTTTATACTGCTTTTCTGCATAAAATACAGAATCCCAACCTTTAATTAAAGTCGGTCCAACCCTAAAACCATGTGCACAAACTTTCTGCCCCATCTTAATTATCCTCTTTTTCTGTAACAGTTATATAAAGATTACTAAAAAACTTATTTATTCTAGTAGCTCTTCCTTTTGCTCTTGGCATAACTCTTTTCATTACTAAAGCCTTGCCTACTGTTGCGTTAGTTATAACTAATCTATCTATATCTAAACCTAGATTATTTTCAGCATTTGCTACAGCAGATTGCAGACAAGCTTTTACAACTTTTGAAATTCTTTTTGGCGAAAAAGTTAATTGCACTAATGCTTCAGAAACTTTCATGTTTCTAATAAAAGCTGCAACTAAGTTTAATTTCCTTGGACTAACTCTAATTGATTTAGCTTTTGCCGTGGCAAAATTTTTATTTTCCTGTACCATATGATTTTATTTTCTTTTAACTTTTTTATCTGCTCCATGCCCATGAAATGTTCTAGTAGGAGAGAATTCCCCTAGTTTTCTACCAACCATTTCTTCATTTACAGAAACTGGAATAAATTTATTTCCATTGTGAACAGAAAACGTAAAACCAACAAAAATAGGCAAAATGGTTGATCTTCTAGACCAAGTTTTAATCATTTCTGACTTACCAGATTCCATTAATTTTTGAACTTTTTTTATTAAATAACCATCTACGAAAGGCCCTTTCCACACCGAACGTGCCATAATTAATACCTAATTAATTTAAAAATTTATTTTCTTTTCTTTATAATAAACTTAGAAGTACGCTTATTTTTACGCGTCTTTTTACCTTTCGTCGGGAATCCCCAAGGAGTAACTGGATGACGCCCACCAGAGGTTTTACCCTCACCACCACCATGCGGGTGATCTACAGGGTTCATTGCCACACCTCTTACATGAGGTCTCCAACCAAGCCATCTATTTCTACCAGCTTTACCTAAGTTAATATTTTTTTGATCAGGATTAGATACTGTACCTATCGTAGCCATACAATCTAAAGGTACTAATCTAAATTCACCAGACTTTAATTTAATTTGTGCATATCCTGAATCTTTACCTACTAAATCTACCGACGTACCGGCTGATCTTGCAATTTGACCACCTTTACCAACTTTCATTTCAACATTATGTAAAGTAGTACCTATAGGGATATATCTTAAAGGTAAACAGTTGCCAATTTTTATATCTGCATCTTTGCTTGATATTATCTTATCTCCTACCACTAATTTTTGTGGAGCTAAAATATAAGCATGCTCACCATCTTCATATTTAATTAAAGCGATAAAAGCAGTTCTATTAGGGTCATATTCTATTCTTTCAACTATAGCAGAAATATCTAATTTATTTCTCTTAAAGTCAATAACACGATATAGTCTTTTATGACCTCCACCTCTTTGCCAAGAAGTGATTCTACCCTGATTATTTCTTCCACCTGTTTTAGATATCCCTTTAGTTAGAGCCTTAAAAGGTCTACCTTTCCATAAACTAGTTCTATCAACTTGAACTAACTCTCTCAAAGAAGGGGTAATTGGATTAAAACTTTTTAAAGCCATTTATTTAATTCCTCCGGCAAAATCAATATTATGATCTTTTTCTAATGTTACCACAGCTTTTTTTCTATCAACTTGACGTCCGATAACTCCCTTAAACCTCTTTTTCTTACCTTTGACATTTAAGATATTTACTTTTTTTACTTTTACTTTAAATATTTCTTCTATGGCTTTTTTAACGGCAAGCTTCTCAGCAAGTTTATCTACATAAAAAGTGTATTTATTTTGTTCTGAAAGAAGCGTAGTTTTTTCTGTAATAACAGGTCTTCTAATTAAATCGTAATATTTATAAGAACTCATTTTAACCTCTCTTCTAAAACATTCACTGCTTCTTGTGATAACAATACATATTCGTGTCTTATTATGTCATAGACATTTGCACCTATTTGCGGGACAACTACTGTATTATAAATATTTTGTGCTGCTAAAGAAAAATTAACATCCACTTCATTGCCATCTATTACAAAGAAGCTTTTACCTTGAAACTTATTTAATATATTAACAAGATTAGAGGTTTTAGGCGTTTCTAATTTTAAAGAATCTATGACTAGTAATTTTCCTTCAGAAAATTTTTCGGATAAAGCATGGATTAAACCAAGTTTTCGTACTTTTTTAGGTAATTTAGTTGCATGGCTACGTACTACAGGACCATGAATTACACCACCACCACGCATCTGTACAGATCTTAAAGAACCTTGTCTTGCATTCCCTGTACCTTTTTGCTTAAAAGGTTTTTTGGTAGTACCTGAGACTTCTGATACAGTTTTAGTTTTATGTGTACCAGCCATTGCTTTAGCTCGCTGCCAATCAACAACTTGCTTTATTATATCATCCCTAATAAACTCTACAGCAAATATATCTTCGTTTAAACTAATCTCACCGATTTCTTCATTAGCAAGATTTAATATTTTAGTTTTCATTTCTATTCAACCTATACAGTCTTATATAAAATCTTTTATATAAATAATTATTTTTTATGCAGTTATTGAAATCTTTTTTATTGCATCTTTTATTGAAATATATGAACCTTTATGTCCCGGTATACTTCCCTGAATCATAATAAGCCCTTGCTCTTTATCGATTGCAAATATTTTTAAATTTTGGATAGTAACTTGACTACACCCCATATGTCCAGCCATTTTTTTACCTTTAAAGACTTTTCCTGGATCTTGTCTTTGACCAGTAGAACCATGTGAACGATGTGATATTGAAACACCGTGAGAAGCTTCAAGTCCTCTAAAATTATGTCTCTTCATACTACCAGCAAATCCTTTACCTATAGTAGTAGCTGTTACATCTATAAATTGTCCTGCTGTAAAATGATCTACTTCTAAACTTGCTGCTATATCAATAAAGTTATCTTCAGAGATTCTAAATTCTTTTAATTTAGTTTTAGGAGACACTTTAGCATTAGCAAAAACTTGTTTCATAGGCTTAGTTACTCTAGATATTTTTTTATCTTTTATCCCTATAACTAAAGCATTATAACCATGTTTTTCAGCAATTTTATGTCCTACTACTTGGCAATCATCAACTTTCACTAGTGTTAATGGAACTCTCTTCCCATTATTATTAAAAACACTAGTCATCCCAACTTTTTGAGCAATTATTCCGGTTCTCATTACTCCCCACTCTCTAATTCAATCACTACATCAACACCTGCTGCTAAATCAACTTTACTTAAAGCGTCAACAACTACTGGATTTGGATCATCTATAACCAATAATCTTTTTTGTGTTCTAATTTCGTATTGCTCCCTTGATTTTATATGGACATGGGGAGATCTATTTACGGTAAATCTTTGAATTTTTCTAGGTAAAGGAATAGGACCACTAATATTAGCAAATGTCCTTTTAACAGCACTAACTATCTCTTTAGTAGCCTGATCAAGACTACGATGATCAAATGACTTTAAACGAATTTTAATTTTATTTTTCATTTAACAAACCTTAATTATAAACAGCAAGATGTTTTTTACATCTTAAAACATAAATACCTATTATTAAAAAATAATAGGTATTTATAAAGTGGACTAATTAATTACTTTAGAAACTACACCAGCACCTACTGTTCTACCACCCTCACGAATTGAGAACTTTAAGCCTTGCTGCATAGCAATAGGAGAAATTAGCTTAACTTTGAAAGTAGCATTATCACCAGGCATAACCATCTGTTTATCAGCCGGTAATTCTATTGTACCTGTAACGTCTGTTGTTCTAAAATAGAATTGTGGACGATAGTTATTGGTAAATGGAGTATGACGACCACCTTCATCTTTGCTAAGCACGTATACTTCAGCTTCAAATTCATCGTGAGGTGTTATACTACCAGGCTTAGCAAGAACTTGTCCTCTTTGTACAGCTTCTCTATCTATACCGCGTAATAATATACCAACGTTATCCCCAGCCTCACCACTATCAAGAAGCTTTCTAAACATTTCAACACCGGTACATGTAGAAGTTTGAGTTGCTTTTATTCCAACTATTTCAACAGCTTCACCCACTTTAACTTTACCAGCTTCAATTCTGCCTGTTACAACTGTTCCTCTTCCTGAAATAGAGAACACATCTTCGATAGGCATTAAGAAAGGCTTTTCAGTTTCTCTAATAGGTTGTGGTATATAACTATCTACTGCATCCATTAATTCATGGATAGCTTTTTCACCTTCAGGCTTTCCTTCTAAAGCTTGAAGAGCAGAACCTCTAATTATTGGTATCTCATCACCAGGGAAATCATATTTTGATAGTAATTCTCTTACTTCCATTTCCACTAATTCTAGTAGATCAGGATCATCAACCATATCAACTTTGTTTAAGAACACCACCATTTTAGGCACGCCAACTTGCTTTGCTAATAATATATGTTCTCTAGTTTGTGGCATTGGACCATCAGCAGCAGAAACAACTAATATTGCACCGTCCATTTGAGCAGCACCTGTGATCATGTTCTTTACATAGTCAGCATGTCCTGGACAGTCTACGTGTGCATAGTGCCTACTCTTAGTCTCATATTCTACGTGAGCAGTTGATATTGTTATACCTCTTTCCTTTTCCTCAGGAGCGGCATCAATTTCATCATATTTTTTAACTTTGATATCTTTATTATCTTTTCCAAGCACCATTGTTATTGCTGCTGTCAAAGAAGTTTTCCCATGATCCACGTGACCGATAGTACCGATGTTAACATGCGGTTTGGTTCTTTCAAACTTTGCTTTTGCCATATTTTTACTCTCTTACAATTTTTTAAGTTTAATACAAGTTAATTTAAAGTGCGTTTTTTGCTAAATTTATTTGTCACCACTATATTTAATGGAGCGGGTGATGGGAATCGAACCCACACAGCCAGCTTGGAAGGCTGGAACTCTACCATTGAGCTACACCCGCAACTAACACCAATTTTATTCAGACTTACAATTATACACGATTATATTTTATTTTTAAATATAATTTATAATATAAAATGATAAGTTTAAAAAATGATATGCTTCCCTGAACCATTCAAGTGGTGGAGGGAGAAGGATTCGAACCTTCGAACGCTTACGCGGGCAGATTTACAGTCTGCTGCCATTGACCACTCGGCCACCCCTCCTAAAGAACTTTAGTATTAAATAGACTAATTCACTTTAAAAGACAATATAAATTAGTATTAGGACTTAATAAAACTTCTCGCCGAATCATCAAATAAACAAATAGCAGCTTGCACATTTATTTAGTTGTAACTTTCTATAATAAATAGTAGTTTCTGTCAAGAACAAATTACCAAAGGTTTTCAATAACATGCAAAATAAAAAGTTGGATTCTAAAAATTACTACTATATTTATGGAAAACATCCTGTATTTTCAGCCCTTAATAATCCAAAACGTCAAATTGAGGATATTTTATGCACTCAAATGATCTTTGATGCAAATAAAAAATTAATAAGTTCCAAGCCTTATAAAATTGTTAATAATGATGTTTTATCTAAATTGTTAGAAAACCAAACACATCAAGGAATAGCTGCTAAAGTTAAGCCAATTTTTTCCCATAATATAGAAGATATCAACATAAAAAATCCAAAATGTAAGATTGCAATTCTTGATCAAATAACTGATCCGCAAAATATTGGGGCAATTATTCGAAGTGCAGCAGCTTTTAATATAGATGCTATAATCTTACCACTAGATAATTCACCGAATGAAAATGGCACTATAGCTAAAGCAGCTTGCGGAACTTTAGAATTAATAAAAATTATTAAAGTAACCAATCTAAACTCTTGTATAAATTACCTAAAAAAACATGGTTTTTGGGTTATAGGACTAACTGGGGAAGCCAATGATTATTTTACTGATAAATTAATCTCAGATAAAATAGCTTTAATATTCGGCTCAGAAGATAAAGGCATGCGAAGATTAGTTCAAGAAAATTGCGATTATTTAGCAAAAATTCCTATTTCTGATAAAGTAGAAAGCCTTAACGTATCAAATGCCGCTTCTATAATTTTTCACTCACTATGGGATCATTAACAAAGTTGAAATATTTTTAACAAATCAAATATTGTTTTTTATTTACTTCCATATAAATATTTAGTCTACTTAAATATATGTTTATTAAAATGATAACGTAAACTACTATTTGCGTTATCATTGTTCTTTATTTTTTCAGTATTAGATAAGATTTATTCTATCACGTTACTATTATTAATTTAGTTCTAATCGGTAGCGTTATGTCACAAAATATATTACAAAACAAACAAATTATTAAGAGCTTTGAAAAGCAACTTAATATATTCTTAGATGAATATAAAGAAAGAGAAATTACAAATATTGTTCTAAGTAATTTTCTCGATAAAGTAATTAATAATTTAAAACATGAAAAATTAATTAGTGATACACTATTTGAAGTATATCAAGGCAAAGCAGTAATTGCTAAACCGTTACATACAGATTACCCTCAATCACCCGAACAAGCACGTGACGAGAATTGGCAAAAATTTTATAGTTTTAATCATGATATCATGATAGAAAACACAATCGGATTTATTGCCAAAAATCTAAAAAAGCTTCCATTAAAGACAAATTATACTATAGTTTTGCTAAATTATCCGAGCAATTAGACTTAAATGCTATCAGTGATCATTTTATGAATAAAATAAATAATTATATAACATTTAACGATTTATGACAAACTATAGAACAGAAAGCGACTCTTTTGGGGAAATTCAAATAGAAGACAAATTTTATTGGGGAGCACAAACACAAAGATCATTAGAAAATTTCAAAATAGGCAAACAAAGAATGCCAGAAATTCTAATCCGCTCCCTTGCTATATTAAAAAAATGTGCTGCAAAAGTTAACCTCGAATTTGGTGATCTAGAACCTAAAATAGCTGAAAGTATAGATAAAGCTACAAGCAGAATTTTAAATGCTGAATTTAGCGATAATTTTCCTTTAGTAGTTTGGCAAACAGGCTCTGGAACGCAAACAAATATGAATATGAATGAGGTAATCGCCTCTATTGCAAATGAGGAATTAACCGGCATGAAAGGCGGTAAATCCCCTGTACATCCTAATGATCATGTCAATAAAGGACAGTCATCAAATGATTCATTCCCAACGGCTATGCATATAGCAACTGTGCTTGCAACTAGAGAAAAGCTAATACCGGCTTTAAATAATTTACTCACAGCTTTACAAAATAAATCAAAAGATTGGGACAGCATTATAAAAATCGGACGCACCCATTTACAAGACGCAACTCCTCTAACACTCAAGCAAGAATTTTCCGGATATATTACACAAATAGAATATGCTTTAGAAAGAATAGAAGACGCATTAAAAAAAGTTTATTTACTTGCCCAAGGAGGAACAGCAGTTGGAACAGGCATCAATTCACGTAAAGGATTTGATATAAAATTTGCTGAAGAGGTAGCAGAATTTACAAAACAACCTTTTAAAACAGCACCTAATAAATTTGAAAGCTTAGCCGCTCATGATGCACTTGTAGAATTTTCAGGCACTCTTAATACTATAGCCGTAAGTCTGATGAAAATAGCAAACGATATAAGATTGCTCGGGTCAGGTCCAAGATGCGGTCTTGGTGAGCTGCACTTACCAGAAAATGAGCCTGGCTCTTCAATTATGCCAGGTAAGGTAAACCCTACACAAGTCGAAGCTTTAACAATGGTTTGCACTCAAGTTATGGGAAATCATGTTACAGTTACTATTGCCGGCTCAAACGGACATCTTGAACTTAACGTCTTTAAACCAGTAATAATATATAATATTTTGCAATCTATCGAGCTACTATCGGATGCCGCAAATAGCTTTGTCACTCATTGTGTGGACGGGATAGAACCTAATATAACCCATATTAACGATTTACGTGATAAATCTTTAATGCTTGTCACCGCTCTTAATCCGCATATTGGCTATGATAATGCCGCCAAAATTGCTAAAGAAGCTCATAAACACGGAATCACTTTAAAAGAAGCTGCAAAAAAACTTAATCTTTTATCGGAAGAAGAATTTAACAAAATAGTAGTACCTGAAAAAATGGTTAGACAATCCTAGGTTTTTATAAAAAATTTAATTTAAACTACTAATTGTACTATACAAAATATAATAAATAGGCTAATATAATATTAGTTTATTTATTATATTACTTATATGAAGCAAAATTTATCTAATCAAATTAATTTGTTAGAAGCAAAAACACATTTTTCTAATCTAATACAACGTGTACAAGATGGAGAACAAATTACTATTTGTAAGCATAATACACCGTTTGCTGTACTTTCACCAATAACTCAAAAACCAAAAATAAAAACAGAAGATATAGTTGAACAAATAATGGAATTTAATAAAGATAAAACACTAGCACCATATACTATAAAAGAACTTAGAGATGAAAGTAGAAGATG
Coding sequences within it:
- the rpsE gene encoding 30S ribosomal protein S5; translation: MSKVRKNEEALSEVLVDVNRVTKVVKGGRRFAFSAYVVVGDKAGRVGAGHGKAKEVNEAREKAKQAAKKKMMKVSLYQNRTIHHDVIGRSGAAKVVLRRAKAGTGVIAGGSMRAIFDSLGVHDIVAKSIGSTNVYTMIAATFDALKKLSSPKSIAARRDKKMNEIFIKSSDIQVNE
- the rplR gene encoding 50S ribosomal protein L18, whose protein sequence is MRSAKLKFEKRRSRIRHKIAKTANRARLSIFKSGRHIYAQIIDDTKSVTIASASTLDEKIKKLKKSHCNVENATKIGELIAEKAVSCGVEEVVFDRSGYKYHGVVKALADAARKKIRF
- the rplF gene encoding 50S ribosomal protein L6, giving the protein MSCVGKLPIIIPEGVKVGLNDLEVKISGPKGELSKSFKGSIGISLAENKLLVKPLSSSKSARAMWGTARSIISNMVTGVKEGFKLKLEINGVGYRAMMKGKYLNLMLAKSHNTKIEIPSHIKVEVPKQNIIILEGTDKEKLGQFASIIIKQRPPEPYKGKGIKFEDQFIPCKEGKKN
- the rpsH gene encoding 30S ribosomal protein S8; protein product: MSMTDNVADMLTRIRNAYKSKLINVSFPSSKIKTSILEVLQKEGYIKNYTSTPKDNISYTEVTLKYSANGDASICEIHRVSKPGKRVYSAIKDLKGYYNNMGIYILSTPYGVMSDREAHIKNVGGEVICKVF
- the rpsN gene encoding 30S ribosomal protein S14; protein product: MAKVSSIKKNEKRKKLSQSLHNKREKLKNKIYDKNISLEERFSLVMSLAQLSRNSSATRIRNRCELTGRPRGVIRKFGISRNKLRELSGRGLVPGIIKSSW
- the rplE gene encoding 50S ribosomal protein L5; the protein is MLRFKELYQKEIISNLQKEFSYKNKHEIPAIEKIVINMGVGEAIADSKVIDKAVNDLTLISGQKPFVTSARKSIATFKLRDGMKIGCKVTLRKDRMYDFLERLVIVALPRVKEFRGFSYKSFDGKGNFTFGLKEQIVFPEINYDKIDSIRGMDITIVTSAKTDKEGKSLLSGFNLPFYN
- the rplX gene encoding 50S ribosomal protein L24, whose translation is MIKLKVKKGDEVIVITGKYKGKKGKILKVFPEQNKIVVSGINLVKKHTKPTKVSEGGIITKELPIDISNVAHVDPKTGNPTKVAFKFLEDGSKVRIAKKSGEIIGKEGK
- the rplN gene encoding 50S ribosomal protein L14, whose product is MIQMQSILEVADNSGAKKVMCIKVLGGSHHMVAKLGDVIVVSIKEAIPGGKVKKGDVYKGVIVRTKTGVVRADGSTIKFDKNALVLLNKQDEPIGTRVFGPVTRELRAKKYVRIMSLAEEVL
- the rpsQ gene encoding 30S ribosomal protein S17: MPKRVLQGVVISSKTDKTVTVKVERRFKHPIYKKFIKVSKKYAAHDPNNKFQEGDKVNIIESRPISKTKTWVVINEE
- the rpmC gene encoding 50S ribosomal protein L29, with product MNDLKSLKSELTSKTVEELFKHLNLLKKELFNLRFQQTLGELKNTSRFSLVKKSIARIKTELTKRSSSGE
- the rplP gene encoding 50S ribosomal protein L16; the encoded protein is MLAPKKQKFRKAHKGRVVSKSKAGTTLAFGSFGLKSIDGWRVTARQIEAGRKAATRCMKRQGRLWIRIFPDLPVSKKPAEVRMGKGKGNPEFFAVRVSPGRIMFEIEGVEEDVAVKALELASAKLPVRTRIVRHYE
- the rpsC gene encoding 30S ribosomal protein S3 is translated as MGQKVCAHGFRVGPTLIKGWDSVFYAEKQYKTLFIQDLKIRELVNKSFTQAQVSRILIERPSNKSIIININAKKPNIIIGKNGSEIDKLKKAIEKMTSLSEVYINIHEVRKFNIDAAIVAQTIASQLEKRVSFRKAMKTAIQASFKQGGQGIRVSCSGRLGGAEIARTEWYIEGRMPLHTLRADIDYSTAEAITTYGVIGVKVWIYKGEYTENKRYN
- the rplV gene encoding 50S ribosomal protein L22, with protein sequence MVQENKNFATAKAKSIRVSPRKLNLVAAFIRNMKVSEALVQLTFSPKRISKVVKACLQSAVANAENNLGLDIDRLVITNATVGKALVMKRVMPRAKGRATRINKFFSNLYITVTEKEDN
- the rpsS gene encoding 30S ribosomal protein S19; amino-acid sequence: MARSVWKGPFVDGYLIKKVQKLMESGKSEMIKTWSRRSTILPIFVGFTFSVHNGNKFIPVSVNEEMVGRKLGEFSPTRTFHGHGADKKVKRK